One part of the Thermoanaerobacterium sp. CMT5567-10 genome encodes these proteins:
- a CDS encoding sugar ABC transporter substrate-binding protein, protein MFKSKKLLAFLLVFVLAASVIFAGCQSTKDNGSTTTSSNSSNSNKSTDTSKKIKIGFSLPTMREERYQKDKAAFEEEAKKLGAEVLTQGANNDENLQNSQVENLITQGIDVLVLDPQNAESAATLVDKAHQAGIKVISYDRLILNSDPDVYISFDNEKVGELQGEYLTKLVPKGNYFVFAGAPTDNNATLFKQGAMKYIQPLADKGDIKIVFDQAIKDWDPNEALKLAENALTANKNKVDAILAPNDGTAGGIIQALAEQKLDGKVPVTGQDAELAAAKRIIAGTQSMTIFKDVRVLAKNAADIAVQLAQGKEVKDLAQVDKTVNNKKIDVPSLLLTPVVITKDNIDKELVDSGWFKKSDLYGN, encoded by the coding sequence ATGTTTAAATCAAAGAAGCTATTAGCATTTTTGCTGGTCTTTGTATTGGCGGCGTCAGTGATATTTGCTGGATGCCAAAGCACAAAAGATAACGGCAGTACGACGACTTCTTCAAATTCTTCTAATTCAAACAAATCAACAGATACTTCGAAAAAAATCAAGATAGGCTTTTCTCTACCAACTATGAGGGAAGAAAGATATCAAAAAGATAAGGCTGCTTTTGAAGAAGAAGCTAAGAAATTAGGTGCAGAAGTTTTGACACAGGGCGCAAATAACGACGAGAATCTTCAAAACAGCCAAGTAGAAAACCTTATCACGCAAGGCATAGATGTCCTTGTATTAGACCCACAAAATGCGGAATCTGCGGCAACATTGGTTGATAAAGCACATCAAGCAGGAATAAAAGTTATATCTTACGACAGACTTATTTTAAATTCTGATCCAGATGTTTACATTTCTTTTGATAATGAAAAAGTGGGAGAGCTTCAAGGAGAGTATTTAACGAAATTAGTTCCAAAAGGCAACTATTTTGTATTTGCAGGAGCTCCAACAGACAACAATGCAACACTGTTTAAGCAAGGTGCCATGAAGTATATTCAACCATTAGCAGATAAAGGCGACATAAAGATAGTATTTGACCAAGCTATAAAAGACTGGGATCCAAATGAAGCGCTTAAATTAGCCGAAAATGCATTAACAGCTAATAAAAACAAAGTAGATGCTATACTTGCTCCAAATGACGGTACAGCAGGTGGCATAATTCAAGCATTAGCGGAACAAAAACTAGATGGAAAAGTTCCAGTTACAGGGCAGGATGCTGAATTAGCAGCAGCAAAGAGAATAATCGCAGGAACACAGTCAATGACAATATTTAAAGACGTGCGCGTTTTAGCTAAAAATGCAGCTGACATCGCAGTTCAATTAGCACAGGGGAAAGAAGTAAAAGATTTAGCGCAGGTTGATAAGACAGTGAATAACAAGAAAATTGATGTTCCGTCACTTCTCTTAACTCCTGTTGTAATTACAAAAGATAACATTGATAAAGAGCTTGTTGACAGTGGATGGTTCAAAAAATCAGACTTGTATGGTAATTAA